Proteins found in one Equus asinus isolate D_3611 breed Donkey unplaced genomic scaffold, EquAss-T2T_v2 contig_623, whole genome shotgun sequence genomic segment:
- the LOC139044147 gene encoding uncharacterized protein produces MLPPPEQLYTLAVSIKLTPSSQMEKWRLTILYVSYQANHKTSIKKQLRRSNRGGRLSRGGPGGWRERPPRHPHPGLSLAPKPSPQREKDASRRQATRQPQPSRQRFPTQRARRPSRQDPGDGLVLPQGFSSHGFASMPTWLQRAEGTTLRSRRPVTTEMHRPRRRRHRSCCWILPTARRPLPPPPPQEPRKQSAAVAAAVLWGRGSGRRGGAASLCRVPSSTGSLRRGAGAYWLRRHTFVGGLLLRRSTSFDPVYLVVGGPGYRVLCFPRCFIYNSQHATMLKNINPRPSG; encoded by the exons ATGTTACCTCCCCCTGAACAACTTTACACTTTAGCAGTATCTATTAAACTCACTCCcagttcacagatggagaaatggaggttAACCATCCTGTATGTCAGCTATCAAGCCAATCATAAGACAAGCATTAAGAAAcag CTCCGGAGAAGCAACAGAGGAGGGCGGCTGAGCCGCGGCggcccaggaggctggagggagcgccccccacgccacccccaccccggcctgAGTCTAGCGCCGAAGCCTTCTCCCCAAAGGGAAAAGGATGCCTCTCGCCGCCAAGCAACGCGCCAGCCTCAGCCCTCACGCCAGCGCTTCCCGACGCAGAGGGCGCGGAGGCCCAGCCGCCAGGACCCGGGAGACGGGCTTGTTTTACCTCAGGGGTTCAGCAGTCACGGTTTCGCTTCAATGCCTACTTGGCTTCAGCGAGCGGAGGGCACCACTCTGCGCTCCCGGCGCCCGGTTACCACAGAAATGCACCGGCCTCGTCGTCGTCGTCACCGCAGCTGCTGCTGGATCCTCCCCACAGCTCGAAggccgctgccgccgccaccgccgcagGAGCCGCGGAAACAAagcgccgccgtcgccgccgccgttCTGTGGGGCCGAGGCTCAGGCAGGAGAGGTGGCGCGGCCTCCCTCTGCCGCGTCCCGTCGTCCACCGGCTCCCTCCGCCGCGGCGCAGGCGCTTATTGGCTGCGAAGACACACCTTCGTTGGGGGCCTGTTGCTAAGGCGGTCTACGTCGTTTGATCCCGTCTACCTTGTCGTGGGGGGTCCAG GTTATCGAGTTCTTTgctttcctagatgttttatatataatagtcAGCATGCCACAATGCTTAAAAACATAaacccgcggccgagtggttaa